Proteins from one Methanobacteriaceae archaeon genomic window:
- the cdhA gene encoding CO dehydrogenase/acetyl-CoA synthase complex subunit epsilon → MIFVAPKPKSEPKKLKDDFWKAKDIKISIGEIVEKEGEISEEDTPMGPTPKPHVTDLRSWDMKLLGRYEPFYAPFCDMCCLCTFGKCDLLNKKGACGIDSATQQARIVLLACNIGTAAHAGHARHMINHLIEELGEDYPLDLGLNIDIEAPITRTIIGKKPQNLGDLREVMGYVEEQLSHLLSACHTGQEGSNLDFESKALHSGVMDDLAREVGDIAQIVALNMPKGDEDAPLVEMGVGTIDTDKPVILCIGHNVVPGASIMDYLDETGQEEDFEVCGICCAAIDISRYNDRAKVVGPLSRQLKFIRSGVADVIIVDEQCIRTDVLEEAQKKNTAVIATTDKMCLGLPDMTDEDPDVIVSKLLNKEIDGALILDSEKVGEVSVKIAKILAPEREKLKKLPELDAIQNMASECTECGWCNRVCPNSKPMMEAVVAAGKGDFSGFEKLYLNDVCYSCGRCEQECERELPLMSMLAKVGEKLAKDEKFNIRAGRGPVQDVEIRRVGAPIVLGDIPGVIAIVGCSNYPDGGKEVAEMAREFLERNYIVVATGCGAMSIGEYLDEEGKTLYEQYSGDFDARGLLNIGSCVSNAHISGACIKIANIFAKKPLEGNFEEIADYILNRVGACGVAWGAYSQKAAAIATGVNRWGIPVVVGPHGSKYRRLYLGRTDKKENWKIKDLRTGKVMDGEPAPEHLIYAAENMEEAIVMTAKLCIRPNDTAKGRQIKLNHYIDLYKRYYGRLPPDINLFIRNEKDIPITYKKDVKEILEEMGWEPREIPQEPSLMGMEDD, encoded by the coding sequence GTGATATTTGTGGCACCTAAACCAAAGTCTGAACCAAAGAAATTAAAAGATGATTTCTGGAAAGCCAAGGATATCAAAATATCCATAGGCGAAATAGTAGAAAAAGAGGGAGAAATATCTGAAGAAGATACTCCTATGGGGCCAACGCCCAAACCTCATGTTACTGATCTAAGATCATGGGATATGAAACTACTGGGACGTTACGAACCCTTTTACGCACCTTTCTGTGACATGTGCTGTCTGTGCACCTTCGGAAAATGCGACCTTTTGAACAAAAAAGGAGCTTGTGGGATTGATTCCGCAACACAACAAGCCCGTATAGTGCTTTTAGCATGTAACATTGGTACTGCAGCTCACGCAGGCCATGCACGGCACATGATCAACCACCTAATTGAAGAATTAGGAGAAGATTATCCCCTTGATCTGGGCCTTAATATAGACATTGAAGCACCCATCACCAGAACCATTATAGGTAAAAAGCCCCAAAATCTCGGTGATTTAAGGGAAGTTATGGGTTATGTTGAAGAACAGTTATCCCACCTTCTATCCGCATGTCACACCGGTCAGGAAGGAAGCAATCTTGACTTTGAATCCAAAGCACTTCATTCGGGTGTAATGGATGATCTGGCCCGTGAAGTGGGAGATATAGCTCAGATCGTAGCCCTGAATATGCCCAAAGGAGATGAAGATGCTCCACTAGTTGAAATGGGTGTGGGAACCATTGACACGGATAAACCGGTGATACTATGTATAGGTCACAATGTGGTGCCTGGAGCCAGTATCATGGATTACCTTGATGAAACAGGACAGGAAGAGGATTTTGAGGTTTGTGGTATATGTTGTGCAGCTATAGATATCTCCAGATACAATGACCGGGCTAAAGTAGTTGGCCCTCTTTCAAGACAACTTAAATTCATACGCAGTGGAGTGGCCGATGTTATCATAGTGGATGAGCAGTGTATACGGACAGATGTGTTGGAGGAAGCTCAAAAGAAGAACACAGCAGTAATTGCCACCACAGATAAAATGTGTCTGGGCCTGCCGGATATGACAGATGAAGATCCGGATGTTATTGTTTCAAAACTTTTAAACAAGGAAATAGACGGGGCACTTATATTGGACTCGGAGAAGGTTGGCGAAGTTTCAGTTAAAATAGCTAAAATTCTCGCCCCTGAAAGAGAAAAACTCAAAAAATTGCCAGAACTTGATGCAATACAGAATATGGCTTCTGAATGTACTGAATGTGGCTGGTGTAACCGGGTTTGTCCCAATAGCAAACCCATGATGGAAGCAGTTGTAGCAGCTGGAAAGGGAGATTTCTCAGGGTTCGAAAAACTTTACCTTAACGATGTTTGCTACTCATGTGGAAGGTGTGAACAGGAATGTGAAAGAGAACTTCCCCTGATGTCCATGTTAGCCAAAGTGGGAGAAAAGTTAGCTAAGGATGAGAAATTCAACATCCGCGCAGGCCGAGGTCCTGTTCAGGATGTGGAAATCAGACGAGTTGGAGCTCCAATCGTTCTGGGAGATATCCCTGGAGTTATTGCCATAGTAGGTTGTTCCAACTATCCTGATGGTGGTAAAGAAGTTGCAGAAATGGCCAGGGAATTTTTAGAACGTAACTACATTGTGGTGGCCACTGGGTGTGGTGCCATGTCCATCGGAGAATACTTGGACGAAGAAGGAAAAACCCTGTATGAACAGTACAGTGGAGATTTCGATGCTCGAGGATTACTTAATATAGGTTCGTGTGTCTCAAACGCCCACATATCCGGGGCATGTATAAAAATTGCCAACATATTCGCCAAAAAACCACTAGAAGGAAACTTTGAAGAAATAGCAGATTACATCCTTAACCGTGTGGGTGCTTGTGGTGTAGCCTGGGGAGCATACTCCCAAAAAGCAGCAGCCATTGCCACTGGAGTCAACCGTTGGGGAATCCCAGTAGTTGTAGGCCCCCATGGTTCCAAGTATCGTCGTTTATATCTGGGAAGAACCGATAAAAAGGAAAACTGGAAAATCAAAGATTTAAGGACAGGCAAAGTGATGGATGGTGAACCAGCACCCGAGCACCTGATCTATGCTGCTGAAAACATGGAAGAAGCCATAGTAATGACAGCTAAACTATGTATCCGACCCAATGATACAGCTAAAGGACGTCAGATTAAACTAAACCATTACATTGACCTTTACAAAAGATATTACGGCAGACTACCACCAGACATAAACCTTTTCATCCGTAATGAGAAGGATATTCCCATTACTTATAAAAAAGATGTAAAGGAAATACTCGAAGAAATGGGATGGGAGCCAAGAGAAATACCCCAGGAACCATCATTAATGGGAATGGAGGATGATTAA
- a CDS encoding type II secretion system F family protein gives MVFGGIKEIFNRIGDLTVNSSQKVGGGVQKVSEGVQKPVKKIRKVQKPKISTPTFKRESKPEIKEFDSSAIKPSPKVIKKRGMEKDEIAIFRDLIDQKYERKEKPDEKDKAKKAAVRKASLEELLKEEEKPGLDPKLILIIGVFSFAIVFTIIVILGFGVEIGLVFGIIILLMTMFIVYLPKIKTGGRSTAASKELPFALRQMATELRAGIGLHDSMRSVAMSGYGPLSEEFARALEEIKYGETTEKALIDMSERIDSEGLTRAVYQITRTLTSGGDLAKTLSVIADDTAYEMRMKLKDYAQKLNSFTMIYMFVAILGPVITMIMLIAASTVMGPIVPPMLLLIMYLFLFPAIVAFMAFMIKRLEPKV, from the coding sequence ATGGTTTTTGGCGGCATAAAGGAGATCTTCAACCGTATTGGTGATTTAACAGTCAACTCCAGTCAAAAAGTAGGGGGTGGTGTTCAGAAGGTGAGTGAAGGGGTGCAAAAACCTGTAAAGAAGATAAGAAAAGTTCAAAAACCAAAAATTTCCACACCCACATTTAAAAGAGAATCCAAACCTGAGATAAAAGAATTTGATTCCTCTGCCATCAAACCATCTCCTAAAGTTATTAAAAAGAGGGGAATGGAGAAGGATGAAATTGCTATTTTCAGGGATCTCATTGACCAGAAATATGAGAGAAAGGAAAAACCAGATGAGAAAGATAAAGCTAAAAAAGCAGCTGTACGCAAAGCATCTTTGGAAGAATTACTTAAAGAAGAAGAAAAACCAGGACTTGACCCCAAACTGATATTAATTATAGGGGTATTTTCTTTTGCAATTGTTTTCACCATCATAGTTATTTTAGGATTTGGTGTCGAAATAGGATTAGTATTTGGTATTATTATCCTGCTAATGACCATGTTCATTGTGTACCTGCCAAAAATAAAGACTGGGGGTCGTTCTACTGCAGCTTCCAAGGAACTTCCCTTTGCTCTGCGACAGATGGCAACTGAATTAAGGGCAGGGATAGGTTTGCATGATAGCATGCGTTCGGTAGCAATGTCTGGTTACGGTCCTTTATCAGAAGAATTCGCCAGGGCATTAGAGGAAATAAAATATGGAGAAACCACTGAAAAAGCCCTCATCGATATGAGTGAAAGGATCGATTCTGAGGGACTTACCCGAGCAGTATATCAGATTACCCGAACACTCACCAGTGGTGGGGATCTGGCCAAAACTCTGAGTGTAATTGCTGATGACACAGCTTATGAAATGAGGATGAAACTAAAGGATTATGCCCAGAAACTCAACTCATTCACCATGATATACATGTTTGTAGCTATACTGGGTCCAGTCATCACCATGATCATGCTGATTGCTGCTTCTACAGTTATGGGACCAATTGTCCCCCCTATGCTTCTATTAATAATGTATCTATTCTTATTCCCAGCTATAGTAGCCTTCATGGCCTTTATGATAAAAAGGTTGGAACCCAAAGTTTAA
- a CDS encoding CpaF family protein, whose translation MKDKRKEILKDLLGEFGSEEENETVVQEEDFSIPVEEKEPLIPDEEDEEEFTLDKIMKKPPKRTKKVRKSVSKGLKAEIIEEGLIPKYNVSVPHFSDKEEMIFNEVREKLVEVAVSQGEEFNIDEDSFIGEVKQFLRTRGVRDVERLATQISQVMLGYGKLDPMIKDDDLEEIMVIGTGSSVFVYHRKIGMMVTNVVFDSDDDIRSIIDVIARQVNRRIDQQTPILDARLKDGSRVNATLPPVSADGPTLTIRKFRKDPLTVVDLINFKTMSSHLAGFLWVCTDGMGVKPCNAIIAGGTGSGKTTTLNTIAAFVPPRERIITIEDTLELQLPHTHVLRMETRPPNIEGKGELTMDTLVKNSLRQRPDRVIVGEVRGAEAITLFTALNTGHSGMGTLHSNTARETITRLINSPMNVPNIMIPALDFIIMQNRMYRAEGGSIRRITEVAEVVGMEEGNVQLNRVFEWNNVTDKVEYVGIASQTLREMAEMRGVGMTELEEEIEKRRLVLEYLADNNIRSIEEVGRCINSYYKDPDAMLDRIL comes from the coding sequence ATGAAGGACAAGCGCAAGGAAATACTGAAGGATCTTTTGGGAGAGTTTGGTTCTGAAGAGGAAAATGAAACTGTTGTCCAAGAAGAGGATTTCTCTATACCTGTTGAAGAAAAAGAACCTCTAATTCCTGATGAAGAAGATGAAGAGGAATTCACCCTGGATAAGATAATGAAAAAACCGCCCAAGCGCACTAAAAAGGTAAGAAAATCTGTTTCTAAAGGTTTAAAGGCGGAAATTATCGAAGAAGGGTTGATACCCAAGTACAATGTGAGTGTCCCTCATTTTTCAGATAAAGAAGAAATGATTTTTAACGAAGTCCGGGAGAAACTGGTGGAAGTAGCAGTTTCTCAGGGAGAAGAATTCAATATAGATGAAGATTCATTTATAGGTGAAGTTAAGCAGTTCCTGCGAACCAGAGGGGTTCGAGATGTGGAGCGGCTGGCTACTCAGATATCTCAGGTGATGTTGGGATACGGAAAACTGGATCCCATGATCAAGGATGATGATCTGGAAGAGATCATGGTTATTGGTACTGGCAGTAGTGTATTTGTTTATCACCGTAAGATCGGGATGATGGTTACCAATGTTGTTTTTGATAGTGATGATGACATCCGCTCCATAATAGATGTTATTGCACGGCAGGTGAACCGTCGCATTGACCAGCAAACCCCCATATTGGATGCTCGTCTTAAAGATGGTTCCAGGGTTAACGCCACTCTTCCCCCGGTTTCTGCGGATGGACCCACACTCACCATCAGGAAGTTTAGAAAAGACCCACTCACTGTGGTGGATTTAATCAACTTCAAAACCATGTCCTCCCACCTTGCAGGTTTCCTATGGGTTTGCACAGATGGTATGGGTGTGAAACCATGTAACGCTATAATCGCCGGTGGTACTGGTTCTGGTAAAACCACCACACTAAACACCATTGCTGCTTTTGTACCTCCTCGTGAGCGTATTATTACCATTGAGGATACTCTGGAATTGCAGTTACCTCACACTCATGTGTTGCGTATGGAAACACGCCCTCCTAACATTGAAGGTAAGGGTGAACTCACTATGGATACCCTGGTGAAAAACTCCCTCCGTCAGAGGCCCGACAGAGTAATTGTGGGTGAGGTTCGTGGGGCGGAAGCCATAACACTATTCACTGCCCTGAACACAGGTCACTCGGGAATGGGTACCCTTCACTCCAACACTGCCCGGGAAACTATAACTCGATTAATTAACTCTCCCATGAACGTGCCTAACATAATGATTCCAGCACTGGATTTTATCATAATGCAGAACAGGATGTACAGGGCTGAGGGCGGATCAATCCGTAGGATAACTGAAGTTGCTGAGGTTGTGGGAATGGAGGAGGGTAATGTCCAACTCAACCGTGTATTCGAGTGGAATAATGTTACGGATAAGGTTGAATATGTGGGAATCGCCAGTCAGACACTCCGAGAAATGGCTGAAATGAGGGGTGTGGGCATGACTGAACTTGAAGAAGAAATTGAAAAAAGAAGGCTGGTTCTGGAGTATTTAGCTGATAACAACATACGTTCCATTGAGGAAGTAGGGCGATGTATTAATAGTTACTACAAAGATCCTGATGCCATGCTGGATAGAATTCTTTAA
- a CDS encoding 50S ribosomal protein L11 methyltransferase produces the protein MDIKCKCNNDCIKKSISLLKNIDYFYFPCDKCQKWNFKKFKPLLEQLDPAQKINADWGRCSCGRRHLDVVIAHILNIMQEDGLKDERSTLRETCVPLITPAYPLNSAPYLDEDTLVILSPEISRECAERIVSQVPEVKGVLKGDIKDTVGIKNSESSPHTYQLLAGCDLRLDIVQTPFGAIYICKNQGDIHIEFPKPVSPKIIRLKKVLGKYEHPSVLDCTCGPGTLGIAALKGGAKRVVFNDIWYPAARTTALNLEVNGFPLNLTGNKQGLIAQGEYGEVYCLDVLKLGSVLNDKFDLCLVDTFPGVDTKNFENAIKHLCQEVVII, from the coding sequence ATGGACATAAAGTGCAAATGCAACAATGATTGTATAAAAAAATCCATCTCCCTCTTAAAGAATATTGACTACTTTTATTTTCCCTGTGATAAATGTCAGAAATGGAATTTTAAGAAATTTAAACCATTGCTTGAACAATTAGATCCAGCTCAAAAAATCAATGCTGACTGGGGAAGATGTTCCTGCGGACGTAGGCATCTGGATGTGGTGATTGCCCACATTCTCAACATCATGCAGGAAGATGGGCTGAAAGATGAAAGATCCACCTTAAGAGAAACTTGTGTTCCTCTAATTACTCCAGCATATCCTCTAAATTCAGCACCCTACCTTGATGAAGATACTCTGGTGATACTCTCCCCTGAAATCAGCCGTGAATGTGCAGAAAGGATTGTTAGCCAAGTTCCAGAAGTTAAAGGAGTGCTTAAAGGTGATATTAAAGACACGGTGGGTATTAAAAACTCTGAATCGTCTCCACATACATACCAACTCCTGGCGGGCTGTGACCTGCGTCTGGACATTGTGCAGACACCATTTGGAGCAATTTACATTTGCAAAAATCAGGGAGATATCCATATAGAATTCCCTAAACCTGTATCCCCCAAAATCATACGTTTAAAAAAAGTATTAGGAAAATATGAGCATCCTTCAGTTTTGGACTGTACCTGTGGCCCTGGGACTCTGGGTATAGCAGCACTTAAAGGAGGAGCTAAACGAGTGGTTTTCAATGACATTTGGTACCCTGCAGCCCGTACCACTGCCCTTAACCTGGAAGTTAATGGTTTTCCATTAAATCTAACTGGAAACAAACAAGGATTAATTGCACAAGGTGAATATGGGGAAGTTTATTGTTTGGATGTTTTAAAGCTTGGATCTGTGTTAAATGACAAATTTGATTTGTGTTTGGTGGACACTTTCCCTGGAGTGGACACCAAAAACTTTGAAAACGCCATAAAGCATCTATGCCAGGAAGTTGTTATTATCTAA
- a CDS encoding tripartite tricarboxylate transporter permease, with protein MFEIILACIIGVLCGVVTGLIPGIHVNTVGAFVFSASTFLLYSYSPEVLAVFLLSMSISHALLEFIPSMFLGVPEEGTVLSVMPGHHLLLQGRGKEAIRLVSLGGFGAMMITILLLPLFMVVLPFLYGLLKPYIWIILSVTVVYMLYRLSRDFKSLIWSTIIFLFSGIMGWTVLNSPLSASVALLCLFSGLFGVSTLLHSLSEESVLPLQNKDHHLEVNKDIIRSVFSGGIAGSILGFLPGMGPAQGSLLAQELSGGNDLENQREGFLVAMSGVNASDALFSLIAIYLIGNPRSGIAVYVNQILQGLDFNHLLIMIFSSITAVSISMVLCIKLGDWLSHSMQKLNYKKLSWAVIIFMSFLVVIFAVMEHANLIFVMFIYVTSIAMGLLPHYLDINKSHLMGVLIIPAIVVYMGIT; from the coding sequence ATGTTTGAAATCATCTTAGCATGTATAATAGGGGTCTTATGCGGTGTTGTTACTGGTTTAATTCCAGGTATTCATGTGAACACTGTGGGAGCTTTTGTATTTTCAGCATCAACTTTTCTATTATATTCCTATTCTCCAGAAGTTCTGGCAGTATTCTTACTTTCCATGTCTATTTCCCATGCATTGCTGGAATTCATCCCCTCCATGTTTTTAGGTGTCCCAGAAGAGGGAACTGTTCTCTCAGTAATGCCTGGACATCATCTCTTACTCCAGGGCCGAGGAAAGGAAGCCATTCGTCTGGTTTCATTAGGTGGTTTCGGAGCTATGATGATAACTATTCTTCTCCTTCCTCTTTTTATGGTAGTATTGCCCTTTTTATATGGCTTGTTAAAGCCATACATCTGGATTATTCTATCGGTTACAGTGGTTTACATGCTCTACCGTCTGAGTCGTGACTTCAAATCTCTGATTTGGTCCACAATTATCTTTCTTTTTTCAGGTATTATGGGTTGGACAGTTCTGAACTCCCCCCTTTCAGCAAGTGTTGCACTTTTATGTCTTTTTTCCGGGCTTTTTGGAGTGAGCACTCTTCTTCACAGCCTATCCGAGGAATCTGTGCTCCCTCTCCAAAATAAGGATCATCATCTTGAAGTAAACAAAGATATTATCAGAAGTGTATTTTCAGGTGGAATTGCAGGGAGTATTCTGGGGTTTTTACCGGGAATGGGTCCTGCACAGGGCAGTTTACTTGCCCAGGAGTTAAGTGGGGGTAATGACCTAGAAAACCAGAGAGAGGGATTTTTAGTGGCCATGAGTGGTGTTAATGCATCAGATGCTCTCTTTTCACTGATAGCAATATATTTAATTGGGAATCCTCGCAGTGGCATTGCAGTATATGTAAACCAGATACTGCAGGGACTGGATTTCAACCACCTTCTAATAATGATATTCTCATCCATAACAGCAGTGTCCATATCAATGGTTCTCTGCATAAAATTAGGGGACTGGTTAAGTCATTCCATGCAAAAATTAAATTATAAAAAGTTATCATGGGCAGTTATCATTTTCATGAGCTTTTTAGTGGTCATTTTTGCAGTTATGGAACATGCGAATCTAATTTTCGTAATGTTTATTTATGTGACATCCATTGCAATGGGACTTTTACCTCACTACTTGGACATTAACAAATCCCATCTAATGGGTGTGCTTATAATTCCTGCAATTGTGGTTTACATGGGAATTACATAA
- a CDS encoding elongation factor 1-beta has protein sequence MGEVVATIKLMPESPEVDLAQIKENVEKSIPEGTELHKIEEEPIAFGLVALNVMVIVDDGEGGTEKAEEVFSQLEDVASVEVVDVRRLM, from the coding sequence ATGGGTGAAGTAGTAGCAACCATTAAGTTAATGCCAGAAAGTCCTGAAGTGGACTTAGCTCAGATTAAGGAAAATGTCGAAAAATCAATACCTGAAGGAACTGAACTCCACAAAATTGAAGAGGAACCAATAGCCTTTGGCCTGGTGGCCTTAAATGTTATGGTAATTGTGGATGATGGTGAAGGTGGAACTGAAAAGGCAGAAGAAGTCTTTTCCCAACTCGAAGATGTTGCCAGTGTGGAAGTAGTTGACGTCCGCAGGTTAATGTAA
- a CDS encoding DUF1610 domain-containing protein yields MEKIECTSCKQEISPVETYVKFECPECEEILYRCQKCRTFGHLYQCKCGFSGP; encoded by the coding sequence ATGGAAAAAATAGAATGTACATCATGTAAACAGGAAATATCTCCTGTAGAGACTTATGTAAAATTTGAGTGTCCTGAATGCGAAGAAATACTGTACAGATGTCAGAAATGCCGGACTTTCGGCCATCTTTACCAGTGTAAGTGTGGATTTAGCGGTCCATAA
- a CDS encoding delta 1-pyrroline-5-carboxylate synthetase: MEWVVKIGGSLFPDYSINLARKLVGRDVLVICGGGDLANQIRKYHEKINLSPSTGHWTAILCMDILAMILTDKIRESKAVKSLEEAENVIKNGKLPVLIPSTILKERDPLEHSWRVTSDSIALYISHLLEAKLLIATDVDGIYTHCPSSDGAQFIKEISAKKLLNFGETSLDESFAELLLKYKTSSYVVNGKHPDRVISLLEGHSSLSTFIGGD, encoded by the coding sequence ATGGAATGGGTGGTTAAAATAGGGGGAAGTCTTTTCCCAGATTATTCAATAAACCTGGCCCGAAAACTGGTTGGTAGAGATGTTCTGGTTATCTGTGGTGGAGGAGATTTGGCTAACCAGATCCGGAAATACCATGAAAAAATAAATTTATCTCCCTCAACCGGTCATTGGACTGCAATTTTATGCATGGACATTCTGGCCATGATCTTAACGGACAAAATCAGGGAATCAAAAGCTGTAAAATCATTGGAAGAAGCTGAAAATGTTATAAAAAACGGTAAATTACCTGTATTAATTCCGTCCACCATTCTTAAAGAAAGGGATCCTCTGGAGCACTCGTGGAGAGTGACTTCTGATTCTATTGCATTATATATTTCCCACCTGCTTGAGGCGAAACTATTAATAGCCACTGATGTAGATGGTATATATACACATTGTCCATCATCAGATGGCGCACAATTCATCAAGGAAATAAGTGCAAAAAAACTTCTAAATTTTGGTGAAACTTCACTGGATGAGAGCTTTGCTGAGCTTTTACTTAAATATAAAACCAGCTCATATGTTGTGAATGGTAAACACCCTGACAGGGTCATATCCTTATTAGAGGGGCATAGCTCTTTAAGCACGTTTATTGGAGGAGATTAA
- a CDS encoding peptidyl-tRNA hydrolase, with amino-acid sequence MKQVIVMRADLKMSKGKLAAQACHGSLGAYQRADDKIIREWESEGGKKVVVQVKSQEELFEVYELVKAAGIPCYLVKDAGHTELPPSTITCLGIGPEKDEIIDKITQDLKLFK; translated from the coding sequence ATGAAACAAGTAATTGTGATGAGAGCAGACCTGAAAATGAGTAAAGGTAAATTAGCAGCCCAAGCGTGCCATGGGAGTTTAGGGGCTTACCAAAGGGCTGATGATAAGATTATCAGAGAATGGGAATCTGAAGGTGGGAAAAAAGTAGTAGTTCAAGTAAAAAGTCAGGAAGAACTTTTTGAGGTTTATGAACTGGTTAAAGCTGCAGGTATTCCATGCTACCTGGTAAAGGATGCTGGTCACACCGAACTACCTCCATCAACCATCACTTGCCTGGGTATAGGGCCTGAAAAGGATGAAATAATAGATAAAATAACTCAGGATCTTAAACTGTTTAAGTAA
- a CDS encoding YcaO-related McrA-glycine thioamidation protein codes for MFKEIPVKYFAGTHRCRDPEETIKEVEGKLRTAGVTRIAEITHLDRIGIPVYSAIRPGAAEGAVSIYAGKGATKPQAKASAMMEAFERYSAEQQEKDNEKIINGCFKELDGCVDPDSLILPSGSAPADKINIDWVTAVNAGNDEECLIPANAVYHPYQPDKGEFLFKSNTNGLASGNVLEEAVFHGITEVVERDAWSIFEALREPKPEVNYQNTENPLIQDISSKFKKAGVDVKLVDLTADVDITTMAAVSDDTVLKDPALLTLGVGTHLDPEVAAIRALTEVAQSRATQIHGTREDTTRAVFMRKAGYQRMKRINKHWFGESEDVIDIADVKNKAKKSFKEDIETSLKLLKKCGFEEVLYTDLTRPEINIPVVRVVIPGMEVYSVDVERIGKRLKK; via the coding sequence AGACCCTGAAGAAACCATAAAAGAAGTGGAAGGAAAACTCAGGACAGCAGGGGTTACCAGAATAGCGGAAATAACTCATTTGGACCGCATCGGAATACCGGTGTATTCTGCTATTCGTCCAGGCGCTGCTGAAGGTGCGGTGAGTATTTACGCAGGAAAAGGAGCCACCAAACCTCAAGCCAAGGCTTCTGCCATGATGGAAGCATTTGAAAGATATTCTGCAGAACAACAGGAAAAAGACAATGAAAAGATAATTAACGGTTGTTTTAAAGAACTGGATGGATGTGTGGATCCGGATTCTTTAATATTACCTTCAGGGAGTGCTCCAGCTGATAAAATAAATATAGATTGGGTAACTGCAGTTAATGCAGGGAATGATGAGGAATGCTTGATACCTGCCAATGCAGTTTACCATCCTTACCAACCGGATAAAGGAGAGTTTCTTTTTAAATCCAATACAAATGGACTGGCATCAGGTAACGTCTTGGAAGAGGCAGTTTTCCATGGTATAACCGAGGTTGTGGAGAGGGATGCCTGGAGTATTTTCGAAGCTTTACGTGAGCCTAAACCAGAAGTCAATTACCAAAATACTGAAAATCCCCTAATACAGGATATAAGTTCTAAATTTAAAAAAGCAGGCGTTGATGTTAAACTGGTGGACCTTACTGCCGATGTGGATATAACCACCATGGCGGCAGTTTCAGATGATACGGTACTTAAAGATCCTGCTCTTTTAACCCTGGGAGTGGGCACGCACCTGGATCCTGAAGTAGCAGCCATACGCGCTTTAACAGAGGTGGCCCAGAGCAGAGCCACACAAATACATGGAACTCGTGAAGACACTACTCGGGCGGTATTCATGCGCAAAGCAGGATACCAGCGTATGAAAAGGATAAACAAGCACTGGTTCGGAGAATCCGAAGATGTCATTGACATTGCTGATGTAAAAAATAAGGCTAAAAAATCATTCAAAGAGGATATTGAAACTTCTCTGAAACTACTGAAAAAATGTGGATTTGAAGAGGTATTATACACAGATTTAACCCGGCCAGAAATAAATATTCCAGTGGTAAGGGTTGTTATTCCAGGTATGGAAGTTTATTCAGTAGATGTGGAGAGAATTGGCAAAAGACTCAAAAAATAG